One Halomonas sp. M4R1S46 genomic window carries:
- the hutC gene encoding histidine utilization repressor has translation MSENRPSYERIKEHLLKEIESGAFSPGDRIPAENRLAKEFGVSRMTANKAIRDLVQRGVLMRRTGSGTYVVERKAESSLFDIRNIADEIRNRGGHHTSRVIQLKEVPASEHVAVYLGVKTGTLVFYSELVHMEDGVPLQLERRHVNPRVAPDYLEQDFEKNTPNAVLVARYPVTDIENVVESVSPTQEEAELLDIPLNESCLLVVRRTWSGENLISYTQLLHPGTRYKLNASLHSAGL, from the coding sequence ATGTCGGAAAACCGACCTTCCTATGAGCGAATAAAGGAGCATTTGCTCAAGGAAATAGAAAGCGGAGCCTTTTCCCCAGGTGACCGAATTCCCGCCGAAAATCGACTGGCCAAGGAGTTTGGCGTTAGCCGAATGACGGCCAATAAGGCCATCCGAGACCTGGTGCAGCGTGGCGTCTTGATGCGGCGTACGGGGTCCGGGACCTATGTCGTCGAGCGCAAGGCCGAGTCCTCGCTGTTCGACATCCGAAATATCGCCGACGAGATCCGAAATCGGGGAGGTCATCATACTAGTCGCGTCATCCAGTTGAAGGAGGTGCCTGCCAGCGAGCATGTCGCCGTCTACCTTGGTGTCAAGACCGGGACCCTGGTGTTCTACTCCGAGCTCGTACATATGGAAGACGGTGTGCCACTGCAACTGGAACGACGTCATGTCAACCCACGCGTGGCCCCCGACTATCTCGAACAGGATTTCGAGAAAAATACCCCAAATGCTGTGCTCGTCGCCCGTTATCCCGTCACGGATATCGAGAACGTAGTGGAGTCCGTTTCTCCCACGCAAGAGGAGGCCGAACTGCTGGATATTCCGCTCAATGAGTCCTGCCTCCTCGTGGTGCGTCGCACCTGGTCGGGGGAAAATCTGATCAGCTATACCCAACTGCTCCACCCTGGCACCCGCTACAAGCTGAACGCTTCCCTGCATTCCGCAGGGCTCTGA
- the hrpB gene encoding ATP-dependent helicase HrpB: protein MTDEETPLTALPIDARLAEIRQALADQARALLVAEPGAGKTTRVPLALLDETWCRGGRLLLLEPRRVAARLAAGFMAESRGETVGETVGYRMRGDSRVGPATRLEVVTQGVLTRMLQDDPLLEGVAGIIFDEFHERSLEADLGLALALDAQSVREDLRLLVMSATLDVAALTAVLGEATPVIDCPGRQHPVETRYRPARSRDDAARHQAAVVAEALAADDGDALVILPGVGEIRRLARELSTRAPHLAVMELHGRLPLAAQRRALRPDPQGRRRVVLATAIAESSVTVDGVRLVIDAGRERLPVFRPRTGLTRLETRRVNRASAEQRRGRAGRQGPGVCYRLWAEEQPLAPDREPEIRQADLAPLAFELARWGITDPAALTWVSPPPAAPLAAGRALLARLGMLDAEHRLTALGRACTRWPTHPRLAVMLERAFELSAQGLACGLAALLEGRDAGDERDLAATLERRFAAPGEDRRWQRNARRLASRMGCRLEAPSLAPLGELLALAWPERIAQRLAPGRFRLAGGGQATLPADHPLAHVELLVAVSLDGEAGGGRIFRAAALDPARLPGLHAEAGEWRDHLEWSDEQGRLEGERRRGLGAVVLERRPLGELPPEAVRRALLAALRRRGLPLDAAAEQLCGRVALLRRELGDPWPDWSEAALLDDLETWLGPYLEGLTRLDQVERLPLSRILLDGLDWSLRSRLDELAPPHLRVPSGSNVRLDYRGEAPVLAVKLQEVFGWREAPRLVEGRVAPLLHLLSPARRPLQVTADLASFWDNGYPEVRKDMRGRYPKHPWPEDPWSAQATARTKARR, encoded by the coding sequence ATGACCGATGAGGAAACCCCGTTGACGGCCCTGCCCATCGATGCCCGCCTGGCCGAGATCCGCCAGGCCCTGGCCGACCAGGCCCGGGCATTGCTGGTGGCCGAGCCCGGGGCCGGCAAGACCACCCGCGTGCCTTTGGCGCTGCTGGACGAGACCTGGTGCCGGGGCGGACGGCTCTTGCTGCTGGAACCGCGCCGCGTCGCCGCGCGACTGGCCGCCGGTTTCATGGCGGAAAGCCGGGGGGAGACGGTCGGCGAGACGGTGGGCTATCGCATGCGCGGCGACTCCCGGGTGGGCCCGGCCACGCGCCTGGAGGTGGTGACCCAGGGCGTGCTGACGCGCATGCTCCAGGACGACCCGCTGCTCGAGGGCGTGGCGGGGATCATCTTCGACGAGTTCCACGAGCGCAGCCTGGAGGCCGACCTGGGGCTGGCGCTGGCCCTGGATGCCCAGTCGGTGCGCGAGGACCTGCGCCTGCTGGTGATGTCGGCGACCCTGGATGTCGCCGCGCTCACCGCCGTGCTCGGTGAGGCCACGCCGGTGATCGACTGTCCGGGGCGACAGCATCCGGTCGAGACCCGTTATCGGCCAGCCCGGAGCCGGGACGACGCGGCCCGCCACCAGGCGGCGGTGGTGGCCGAGGCCCTGGCGGCGGACGACGGCGACGCCCTGGTGATCCTGCCCGGCGTCGGCGAGATCCGCCGGCTGGCCCGGGAGCTGTCGACACGGGCCCCGCACCTGGCGGTGATGGAGCTGCACGGCCGGCTGCCCCTGGCGGCCCAGCGCCGGGCGCTGCGGCCGGACCCGCAGGGGCGGCGCCGGGTGGTGCTGGCCACCGCCATCGCCGAGTCCAGCGTGACCGTGGACGGGGTGCGGCTGGTCATCGATGCCGGCCGCGAGCGCCTGCCGGTGTTCCGGCCGCGTACCGGCCTGACGCGGCTGGAGACCCGGCGCGTCAACCGGGCCAGCGCCGAGCAGCGCCGCGGCCGGGCCGGTCGCCAGGGCCCCGGCGTCTGCTATCGGCTATGGGCCGAGGAGCAGCCGCTGGCCCCGGACCGCGAGCCGGAGATCCGCCAGGCCGACCTGGCGCCGCTGGCCTTCGAACTGGCGCGCTGGGGGATCACCGACCCCGCGGCGCTGACCTGGGTCTCGCCGCCTCCCGCGGCGCCCCTCGCCGCCGGGCGTGCGCTGCTCGCGCGCCTGGGCATGCTGGACGCCGAGCATCGGCTGACCGCGCTGGGCCGGGCCTGCACCCGCTGGCCCACCCATCCGCGGCTGGCGGTGATGCTCGAGCGGGCCTTCGAGCTGTCGGCGCAGGGCCTGGCCTGTGGCCTGGCGGCGCTGCTCGAGGGCCGCGACGCCGGTGACGAGCGCGACCTGGCCGCCACACTCGAGCGCCGCTTCGCCGCCCCCGGCGAGGATCGTCGCTGGCAGCGTAATGCCAGGCGGCTGGCGAGCCGCATGGGCTGCCGGCTCGAGGCGCCGAGCCTGGCCCCGCTCGGCGAGTTGCTGGCCCTGGCCTGGCCCGAGCGCATCGCCCAGCGCCTCGCGCCCGGGCGCTTCCGGCTGGCCGGTGGCGGCCAGGCGACCCTGCCCGCCGATCATCCGCTGGCCCACGTCGAGCTGCTGGTGGCGGTGTCGCTGGACGGCGAGGCCGGGGGCGGGCGCATCTTCCGCGCCGCCGCCCTGGATCCCGCACGGCTGCCGGGGTTGCATGCCGAGGCCGGCGAGTGGCGGGATCATCTGGAGTGGTCCGATGAGCAGGGTCGCCTGGAGGGGGAGCGTCGCCGGGGGCTCGGCGCGGTGGTCCTCGAGCGGCGGCCGCTGGGCGAGCTGCCGCCGGAGGCGGTGCGCCGGGCCCTGCTGGCGGCGCTGCGCCGCCGCGGCCTGCCTCTCGACGCAGCCGCCGAACAGCTGTGCGGCCGGGTGGCGCTGTTGCGTCGCGAGCTGGGCGACCCCTGGCCGGACTGGTCCGAGGCGGCGCTGCTCGATGACCTGGAGACCTGGCTCGGCCCCTACCTCGAGGGGCTGACCCGGCTCGACCAGGTGGAACGACTGCCGCTGTCGCGCATCCTGCTCGATGGCCTCGACTGGTCGCTGCGCAGCCGGCTCGACGAGCTGGCGCCGCCCCATCTGAGGGTGCCCAGCGGATCAAACGTCCGCCTGGACTACCGAGGCGAGGCGCCGGTGCTGGCGGTCAAGCTCCAGGAAGTGTTCGGCTGGCGCGAGGCGCCGCGGCTGGTGGAGGGCCGGGTGGCGCCGCTGCTGCACCTGCTGTCCCCGGCACGGCGCCCCCTGCAGGTGACGGCGGACCTGGCGAGCTTCTGGGACAACGGCTACCCGGAGGTGCGCAAGGACATGCGCGGCCGTTACCCCAAGCATCCCTGGCCGGAGGATCCCTGGTCGGCCCAGGCCACGGCGCGGACCAAGGCCAGGCGCTAG
- the hutU gene encoding urocanate hydratase: protein MSHTDKRHDPNRCIAAPTGSELSCKSWLTEAPLRMLMNNLHPDVAERPEDLVVYGGIGRAARDWECFDKIVETLQRLEDHQSLLIQSGKPVAVFETHKDAPRVLIANSNLVPAWANWEHFNELDKKGLMMYGQMTAGSWIYIGSQGIVQGTYETFVEAGRQHYDGDLKGRWILTAGLGGMGGAQPLAATLAGACSLNIECQQSSLDFRLRTRYLDEQADDLDDALARLERYTAEGKAISIGLCANAADVLPELVRRGVKPDMVTDQTSAHDPLHGYLPSGWTWDDYVERGKSQPEATVEAAKRSMAVHVQAMLDFQKMGVPTFDYGNNIRQMAQEEGVENAFDFPGFVPAYIRPLFCQGIGPFRWAALSGDPEDIYKTDQKVKELIPDDAHLHNWLDMARERIAFQGLPARICWVGLKDRARLGQAFNEMYRNGELKAPVVIGRDHLDSGSVASPNRETEAMQDGSDAVSDWPLLNALLNTAGGATWVSLHHGGGVGMGYSQHAGVVIVADGTDDAHARLGRVLRNDPGTGVMRHADAGYDIARRCAVENGLDLPMIRS from the coding sequence ATGTCCCACACCGACAAGCGTCACGACCCCAACCGCTGCATCGCCGCGCCCACCGGCAGTGAGCTGTCCTGCAAGAGCTGGCTCACCGAGGCGCCGCTGCGCATGCTGATGAACAACCTTCACCCGGACGTCGCCGAGCGCCCCGAGGACCTGGTGGTCTACGGCGGCATCGGTCGTGCCGCCCGGGACTGGGAGTGCTTCGACAAGATCGTCGAGACCCTCCAGCGCCTGGAGGACCACCAGTCGCTGCTGATCCAGTCCGGCAAGCCGGTGGCCGTCTTCGAGACCCACAAGGACGCCCCGCGGGTGCTGATCGCCAACTCCAACCTGGTGCCGGCCTGGGCCAACTGGGAGCACTTCAACGAGCTGGATAAGAAAGGCCTGATGATGTATGGCCAGATGACCGCCGGCTCCTGGATCTACATCGGCTCCCAGGGCATCGTCCAGGGCACCTACGAGACCTTCGTCGAGGCCGGCCGCCAGCACTACGACGGCGACCTCAAGGGCCGCTGGATCCTCACCGCCGGCCTCGGCGGCATGGGCGGCGCCCAGCCGCTGGCCGCGACTCTCGCCGGCGCCTGCTCGCTGAACATCGAGTGCCAGCAGTCGAGCCTCGACTTCCGCCTGCGCACCCGCTACCTGGACGAGCAGGCCGACGACCTGGACGATGCCCTGGCCCGCCTCGAGCGCTACACCGCCGAGGGCAAGGCGATCTCCATCGGTCTGTGCGCCAACGCCGCCGATGTGCTCCCGGAACTCGTGCGCCGTGGGGTGAAGCCGGATATGGTCACCGACCAGACCAGCGCCCACGACCCGCTGCACGGCTACCTGCCGTCCGGCTGGACCTGGGACGACTACGTCGAGCGCGGCAAGTCCCAGCCCGAGGCCACCGTCGAGGCCGCCAAGCGGTCCATGGCGGTGCACGTCCAGGCCATGCTCGACTTCCAGAAGATGGGCGTGCCGACCTTCGACTACGGCAACAACATCCGCCAGATGGCCCAGGAAGAGGGCGTCGAGAACGCCTTCGACTTCCCCGGCTTCGTGCCGGCCTACATCCGGCCGCTGTTCTGCCAGGGCATCGGCCCCTTTCGCTGGGCGGCGCTGTCCGGCGATCCCGAGGACATCTACAAGACCGACCAGAAGGTCAAGGAACTGATCCCGGACGACGCCCACCTGCACAACTGGCTCGACATGGCTCGCGAGCGGATCGCCTTCCAGGGCCTGCCGGCACGGATCTGCTGGGTCGGCCTCAAGGACCGCGCGCGCCTGGGCCAGGCCTTCAACGAGATGTACCGCAACGGCGAGCTCAAGGCGCCGGTGGTGATCGGCCGCGACCACCTGGACTCCGGCTCGGTGGCCAGCCCCAACCGCGAGACCGAGGCGATGCAGGACGGCTCCGACGCCGTGTCCGACTGGCCGCTGCTCAACGCCCTGCTCAACACCGCCGGCGGCGCCACCTGGGTGTCGCTGCACCACGGCGGCGGCGTGGGCATGGGCTATTCCCAGCACGCCGGGGTGGTGATCGTCGCCGACGGCACCGATGACGCCCATGCCCGCCTGGGCCGGGTGCTGCGCAACGACCCGGGCACCGGCGTCATGCGCCACGCCGATGCCGGCTACGACATCGCCAGGCGCTGCGCCGTGGAGAACGGCCTCGATCTGCCGATGATCCGCTCATGA
- a CDS encoding NCS2 family permease codes for MQHSSSARPADVTAGDVPQAAPAPWLDTWFGVSRRGSTLKTEILAGIASFLAGMYIIVVNPAVLSDAGIPFSAALSATVLISFMSSLAMGLYARNPILVAPGMGMNALFTYTLVLGAGLTWQVALGCVFWSGVMFAVLAMFNVRKAIIEAIPLSLRYAITCGIGLFITFIGLQNAGFIVGSDATLVTLGNMDTSLATFFLGLVATGVFVILRFNGALIMGIALTTLLAAPMGRLWGDEVMVAWNGLAAWPDFGAVMQVDIVGALKVAYLPFIFVMLFTNFFDALSCFMALSESANLKDKDGNPRHLKRSMTVDAFASMIAAPLGTSAAQTFIESGAGVAQGGRTGLVAVVIALLFLPFLFLSPLLSLVPGIATAPALVLVGLFMMAPIGKIDWQHFDQALPAFLAIILMPLTYSITLGIAFGFMSFVLIKAATGRIGEIKPAMWVSAALSVLMLLTAQ; via the coding sequence ATGCAACATTCCTCCTCTGCCCGCCCCGCGGACGTCACGGCGGGCGATGTCCCGCAGGCCGCTCCGGCTCCGTGGCTGGACACCTGGTTCGGCGTCAGCCGCCGCGGCTCCACCCTCAAGACCGAGATACTCGCCGGCATCGCCAGCTTCCTCGCCGGCATGTACATCATCGTGGTCAACCCGGCCGTGCTCTCCGACGCCGGCATCCCCTTCTCCGCCGCCCTCTCGGCCACGGTGCTGATCAGCTTCATGAGCAGCCTGGCCATGGGGCTCTATGCCCGCAACCCGATCCTGGTGGCGCCGGGCATGGGCATGAACGCCCTGTTCACCTATACGCTGGTGCTGGGGGCCGGCCTGACCTGGCAAGTGGCCCTGGGCTGCGTCTTCTGGTCCGGGGTGATGTTCGCGGTGCTGGCGATGTTCAACGTGCGCAAGGCGATCATCGAGGCCATCCCGCTGTCGCTGCGCTACGCCATCACCTGCGGCATCGGGCTCTTCATCACCTTCATCGGCCTGCAGAACGCCGGCTTCATCGTCGGCAGCGACGCCACCCTGGTCACCCTGGGCAACATGGACACGAGTCTCGCGACCTTCTTCCTCGGCCTGGTGGCCACCGGGGTGTTCGTGATCCTGCGCTTCAACGGCGCCCTGATCATGGGCATCGCCCTGACCACCCTGCTGGCCGCCCCCATGGGCCGGTTGTGGGGCGACGAGGTGATGGTCGCCTGGAACGGCCTGGCCGCCTGGCCGGACTTCGGCGCCGTGATGCAGGTCGATATCGTCGGCGCCCTCAAGGTGGCCTACCTGCCGTTCATCTTCGTGATGCTGTTCACCAACTTCTTCGATGCGCTGTCCTGCTTCATGGCCCTGTCGGAATCCGCCAACCTCAAGGACAAGGACGGCAACCCGCGCCACCTGAAGCGCTCCATGACCGTGGATGCCTTCGCCTCGATGATCGCCGCGCCGCTCGGCACCAGCGCCGCCCAGACCTTCATCGAGTCCGGCGCCGGGGTGGCCCAGGGCGGGCGCACCGGCCTGGTGGCCGTGGTCATCGCCCTGCTCTTCCTGCCCTTCCTGTTCCTCTCGCCGCTGCTGTCGCTGGTCCCCGGCATCGCCACCGCCCCGGCCCTGGTGCTGGTGGGGCTGTTCATGATGGCGCCCATCGGCAAGATCGACTGGCAGCACTTCGATCAGGCCCTGCCGGCCTTCCTGGCCATCATCCTGATGCCGCTGACCTACTCGATAACCCTCGGCATCGCCTTCGGCTTCATGAGCTTCGTGCTGATCAAGGCCGCGACCGGGCGGATCGGCGAGATCAAGCCGGCGATGTGGGTCTCCGCGGCGCTGTCGGTGCTGATGCTGCTCACCGCCCAGTAG
- a CDS encoding YchJ family protein: MTTTDACPCGSGRPLADCCGPYHAGRPAPTPEALMRSRYSAFALGLTDYLLATWDPDHRPESLAPDDATRWVRLEILDHERTGDRGRVHFRATFREGRRWGVLEERSRFRREAGHWRYVDGEPSVTRLKPGRNDPCPCGSGRKGKACCVKG, translated from the coding sequence ATGACCACAACCGATGCCTGTCCCTGCGGCAGCGGACGCCCGCTGGCCGACTGCTGCGGCCCCTACCACGCCGGTCGGCCGGCGCCGACGCCGGAGGCGCTGATGCGCTCGCGCTACAGCGCCTTTGCCCTGGGGCTCACCGACTACCTGCTGGCGACCTGGGATCCCGATCACCGGCCCGAGAGCCTGGCGCCCGATGACGCCACCCGCTGGGTGCGTCTGGAGATCCTCGACCATGAACGCACTGGCGACAGGGGCCGGGTGCATTTCCGTGCCACCTTCCGTGAGGGACGGCGCTGGGGCGTGCTGGAAGAACGCTCCCGCTTTCGCCGCGAGGCGGGGCACTGGCGCTACGTGGACGGTGAGCCCTCGGTAACGCGCCTCAAGCCAGGGCGCAACGATCCCTGCCCCTGCGGCAGCGGCAGGAAGGGCAAGGCCTGCTGCGTGAAAGGCTAA